A region from the Branchiostoma lanceolatum isolate klBraLanc5 chromosome 2, klBraLanc5.hap2, whole genome shotgun sequence genome encodes:
- the LOC136428729 gene encoding uncharacterized protein — protein sequence MSIAVCLLFLLTFVKDLDARPEKCASPFVYENAVFFGCTTLGGTDPWCALTPIYQKGLWKYCDDDDIFDERSTKVETKDCGRMGCCSFPFEYRGTLYDECKQTFGMRPWCSLDRIYKGGWKFCKAKDNKMAEDYKREKAAREMQIERVGRKALEQKERVTETEDQQEEDTSIPKEIPTLGGTANGAQCALPFTYYGKTYNNCTTLRSKQPWCSTTEKYIGRWGLCVFITGEQKGKVVYTTGGTAIEGSRCHFPFLYRGRVYTDCTSTLHGTPWCSTDEKYKGYWGECVPDVDNIVDNSMTESPIEEASECVIPFIYNGVVYYGCTSLNADYAWCSLTEKYFGQWKMCTGDELKIQQPEPTTELMPTRPDTTIPKTVQPETDPPKGEVIPTFGGTGRQAPCALPFTYGGKTYYSCTTDDFSTLWCSTTEQYQGSWGQCLLPVKMTVFTTGGSAGGAPCALPFVYKGKEYSSCTTDHWSQPWCSTTTHYTGMWGRCLPVSATGPPTPSYTSPSSLTDDEETTTEAPPTDHLLASVPVKSTKHCKEACKNYQGDRCDYVNVGPRKRVGGTVMCELWAGRAKKRVGFTMHRVRY from the exons ATCTCGACGCCCGCCCTGAAAAATGTGCCAGTCCGTTCGTCTATGAGAACGCGGTGTTTTTCGGCTGCACGACCCTGGGCGGTACCGATCCGTGGTGCGCTCTCACGCCGATCTACCAAAAGGGACTGTGGAAGTACTGCGACGATGATGACATTTTCGACGAGCGTTCCACAAAAGTAGAAACCAAAG ATTGTGGTAGGATGGGGTGCTGCTCCTTCCCGTTCGAGTACAGAGGCACACTGTACGACGAGTGTAAGCAGACGTTCGGCATGCGGCCGTGGTGCTCATTGGACAGGATCTACAAGGGCGGTTGGAAGTTCTGCAAAgccaaagacaacaaaatggcggagGACTATAAG AGAGAGAAAGCAGCAAGGGAGATGCAGATTGAACGGGTAGGTCGGAAGGCTCTGGAGCAGAAGGAGAGAGTGACGGAAACGGAAGATCAGCAAGAGGAGGACACCAGTATTCCCAAAG AGATACCGACACTTGGAGGGACCGCCAACGGTGCTCAGTGCGCTTTGCCGTTCACCTACTATGGTAAGACCTACAACAACTGCACCACGTTACGGAGCAAGCAGCCGTGGTGCTCAACAACTGAGAAATACATTGGGCGGTGGGGACTGTGTGTCTTCATTACGGGGGAGCAGAAAG ggaaggtcgtgtacaCCACTGGCGGCACGGCGATAGAGGGTAGCCGCTGCCACTTCCCGTTCCTGTACCGTGGTCGAGTCTACACGGACTGCACCAGCACCCTGCACGGCACACCCTGGTGCTCGACTGACGAGAAGTACAAGGGATACTGGGGGGAGTGTGTGCCCGATGTCGACAACATCGTGGACAACAGTATGACtg AGTCACCGATAGAAGAAGCGTCGGAGTGCGTTATTCCTTTCATCTACAACGGGGTGGTGTACTACGGCTGCACTTCGCTGAACGCGGACTACGCGTGGTGCTCTCTCACCGAGAAGTACTTCGGCCAGTGGAAGATGTGCACGGGCGACGAGCTCAAAATCCAGCAGCCTGAACCGACCACAGAACTTATGCCAACACGCCCTGATACTACCATCCCCAAAACGGTACAGCCTGAAACGGATCCCCCAAAAGGGGAAG TGATTCCGACCTTTGGGGGGACCGGAAGACAGGCTCCATGTGCCTTGCCGTTTACGTACGGTGGAAAGACGTACTACAGCTGTACCACAGACGACTTCAGTACCCTGTGGTGCTCCACCACGGAACAGTACCAGGGTAGCTGGGGGCAATGTCTGCTGCCAGTTAAAATGACAG TCTTCACCACCGGCGGATCCGCTGGCGGCGCCCCCTGCGCACTGCCTTTTGTCTACAAGGGCAAAGAGTACTCTAGCTGTACTACTGACCATTGGTCCCAGCCATGGTGCTCCACAACGACCCACTACACTGGTATGTGGGGACGATGTCTGCCAGTATCCGCCACAGGCCCGCCTACGCCCAGCTATACGTCACCCTCTTCATTGACAGATG ATGAAGAGACCACGACAGAAGCGCCTCCTACCGACCACCTGCTTGCCTCAGTCCCCGTCAAAAGCACAAAGCATTGTAAGGAGGCGTGTAAGAACTACCAGGGGGACCGGTGCGACTATGTGAACGTCGGGCCGAGGAAGCGAGTTGGCGGGACCGTCATGTGTGAGCTCTGGGCCGGCAGGGCGAAGAAACGCGTGGGTTTTACGATGCACAGGGTCAGGTATTAA
- the LOC136426761 gene encoding QRFP-like peptide receptor, which produces MAPSANMSAEEIDRLRELEGVLYTYNEPISIILLFLNAVVFLTGLAANVSVLLAIFRRSPMDRAANAFMVNLCVCDLLVISLCVPFNAGMEVYRSYVYGPVLCKILPYVQAVSVCTSVLTLTAVSLDRYLVICNPLRAMAFSPSSRVKIVIPCIWVASMLIMLPLAIFSEITEQTFEFEVHVVFCKEMWPGVEWKRAYDVTLFVVLFVLPFSFMAVAYITIGKTLWHRAAVLYGTSDARRNNDVAVTNILMRRRRAVKVFAALTVIFSFSWLPYFLLIIWFDFYEEARRENALTAAVVHPFLLCLGLSNSATNAVCYLTLVKNCCVGKYSEQLSRQSSHNHRMSSRTLPSHTREEKLDFDSEVLEMEETRAVQSDAITTSQS; this is translated from the coding sequence ATGGCGCCAAGTGCTAACATGTCGGCAGAAGAGATCGACCGACTGAGAGAGCTCGAGGGCGTTCTCTACACTTACAACGAACCGATCAGTATCATCCTCCTGTTTCTGAATGCTGTGGTTTTCCTGACGGGACTTGCTGCCAATGTTTCAGTCCTACTGGCGATATTTCGACGCAGCCCTATGGACAGGGCAGCCAACGCGTTCATGGTCAACCTGTGCGTTTGTGACCTTCTTGTCATCAGTCTGTGCGTCCCTTTTAACGCCGGAATGGAAGTGTACCGCAGCTACGTGTACGGCCCGGTTCTGTGCAAGATCCTCCCCTACGTGCAGGCGGTGTCTGTGTGCACAAGCGTGCTCACTTTGACCGCGGTAAGCTTGGATCGTTACCTCGTCATATGCAACCCCCTCCGCGCCATGGCGTTTTCGCCTAGTTCGCGGGTAAAGATTGTAATTCCTTGTATCTGGGTAGCGTCCATGTTAATCATGCTTCCTCTAGCGATCTTCAGTGAGATTACTGAACAAACGTTTGAGTTTGAAGTTCATGTGGTGTTTTGCAAGGAGATGTGGCCCGGGGTGGAATGGAAAAGGGCATACGACGTGACGCTGTTCGTAGTACTTTTTGTTCTTCCATTCTCGTTTATGGCAGTAGCGTACATTACAATCGGTAAAACTTTGTGGCATCGCGCAGCAGTACTGTATGGAACGTCTGACGCCAGAAGAAACAATGATGTCGCTGTAACTAACATCTTAATGCGCAGAAGACGCGCTGTTAAAGTATTCGCAGCTTTGACAGTCATCTTTTCGTTCTCCTGGCTACCGTACTTTCTTCTAATCATTTGGTTTGACTTCTACGAGGAAGCAAGGAGAGAAAACGCTTTGACCGCAGCCGTTGTGCACCCCTTCCTTCTGTGTTTGGGACTCTCCAACTCAGCCACGAACGCTGTATGCTACCTCACTCTTGTGAAAAACTGTTGTGTCGGGAAATATAGCGAGCAGCTCTCTCGGCAATCGAGTCACAACCACAGGATGTCCTCGCGCACGCTACCCTCTCACACGAGGGAGGAGAAACTTGACTTTGACTCCGAAGTTCTCGAGATGGAAGAAACCCGTGCAGTACAGTCAGATGCTATAACTACATCGCAAAGTtag
- the LOC136428726 gene encoding trypsin-3-like — MRVLVFLALVCYAASQQCGRSYYAPKQYVDRIIGGTEANPGSWPWMVALLDNGYQICGGTLIDSEWVLSAAHCKINARRMTLVAGDHNLSANDGTEQAIQAERVIQHPDYNSHTLDNDIMLVKLSSPVIINSRVSPACLPGQGQHVSDGTRVTITGWGNTLTSGTNYPDELRQVTVPVISTSTCNGGGSYAGEITDNMFCAGLMGGGKDSCQGDSGGPVVSSGTVYGVVSWGYGCAQEGYPGVYTKVANYANWINGYLSGQTSFHGNGRP, encoded by the exons ATGCGCGTCCTCGTCTTCCTCGCTCTTGTTTGTTACGCTG CGTCGCAGCAGTGCGGGCGGTCCTACTATGCTCCAAAGCAGTACGTCGACCGCATCATCGGTGGCACGGAGGCGAACCCGGGTAGCTGGCCTTGGATGGTAGCTCTTCTGGACAACGGTTACCAAATCTGTGGAGGGACGCTCATCGACAGTGAATGGGTCCTAAGCGCAGCTCACTGCAAGATCAA TGCCCGCAGAATGACGCTTGTTGCTGGAGACCATAATTTATCTGCTAACGACGGGACCGAACAGGCGATACAAGCAGAACGAGTTATACAACATCCAG ACTACAACTCTCACACCCTTGACAACGACATCATGCTCGTCAAGCTCAGCTCTCCCGTCATCATCAACTCTCGGGTCAGCCCGGCCTGTCTGCCCGGACAGGGTCAGCATGTCTCCGACGGGACCCGGGTCACCATCACGGGCTGGGGAAACACTCTAACAAGCGGAA CTAACTACCCGGACGAGCTGCGCCAGGTCACCGTGCCCGTCATCTCCACGTCCACGTGTAACGGCGGGGGTTCGTACGCCGGGGAGATAACGGACAACATGTTTTGTGCCGGCCTCATGGGCGGCGGCAAGGACTCCTGCCag ggaGACAGCGGCGGCCCCGTGGTGAGTTCCGGCACGGTGTACGGCGTAGTGAGCTGGGGCTACGGCTGTGCTCAGGAAGGCTACCCGGGTGTCTACACCAAGGTCGCTAATTACGCCAACTGGATCAACGGTTACCTCAGTGGGCAGAccagtttccatggcaacgggagGCCATAG
- the LOC136426989 gene encoding transmembrane protease serine 9-like, which produces MTVVVGELDLSRNEGHEQSRSVEQVIVHPGYNENSNNNDIMLLKLSSPVTINNWVSPASLPSSNVGVGTMLTVTGWGNTLPSVDEFNYPDRLQKVDVPKISRDDCNAANFYDGTGYVTRKMFCAGYTEGGKSACVGESGGPVVRNGTVYGIPSWTRGCALPNYPAVYTKVSRFTGWINGYILLHVYIHCTCTCKPPVYCMPGESCSHSSSASRLNLTMRCFVFLALVSYAAAQEYGDRIVGGSEATPGAFPWQVSLQQHHDHFCGGTLLNSQWVLSAAHCQMNAHSITAVVGDHDLSRNEGTEQSVHGSQIIVHPNYNDNTLNNDIMLIKLQHPVNLNSRVRAASLPSSMVADGTTVTVTGWGNTLADGSNYPDRLQKVDVPVVSRSTCNAPNSYDGEITANMFCAGYMSGGKDSCQGDSGGPVVRSGTVYGVVSWGYGCAQENLPGVYTKVSNYVNWINGHINYDVYTSDGRSAGAYKGLYTSASRLKQKMRLFVVIALVCCTAAQQCGRSYFKDRIVGGTAATPGAFPWMVSLQQNGYHFCGGTLLNSEWVLSAAHCQASASTLRVIVGENNFGSHEGTEQSTGAQDVIPHPDYNPNTYDNDIMLIKLSYPVTINSWVSPACLPSAMVEDGTDVTVTGWGSTHPSGSPYSYRLQRVNVHTIPRSHCNAAHAYNGQVTSNMFCAGHSAGGRDSCQGDSGGPGVRAGTVYGVVSWGYGCGNARYPGVYTKVANYVDWINGYIN; this is translated from the exons ATGACTGTAGTTGTCGGAGAGCTTGACTTGAGCAGAAACGAGGGGCACGAGCAGAGTCGTAGCGTAGAACAGGTCATAGTACATCCAG GCTACAACGAAAACAGCAATAACAACGACATCATGCTCCTCAAGCTCAGTTCTCCAGTCACCATCAACAACTGGGTCAGCCCGGCCTCCCTGCCATCCTCCAATGTTGGGGTCGGAACCATGCTCACCGTCACCGGCTGGGGAAACACTCTGCCCAGCGTCGACGaat TTAACTACCCGGACAGGCTGCAAAAGGTCGATGTGCCCAAAATCTCCCGAGACGACTGTAACGCTGCCAACTTTTATGACGGCACAGGTTACGTAACCCGCAAGATGTTCTGTGCGGGCTACACGGAGGGCGGCAAGAGTGCCTGCGTG GGAGAGAGCGGCGGCCCCGTGGTGAGAAACGGCACGGTGTACGGCATACCGAGCTGGACCCGGGGCTGTGCTCTGCCTAACTACCCGGCTGTCTACACCAAGGTGAGCAGATTCACCGGCTGGATCAACGGTTACATT TTactgcatgtatatatacattgtacatgtacatgtaaaccacCAGTCTACTGTATGCCTGGAGAATCCTGTTCACACTCGAGCTCTGCCAGCCGACTGAACCTCACCATGCGCTGTTTCGTCTTCCTCGCTCTTGTCTCTTACGCCG CGGCTCAGGAATACGGAGACCGTATTGTCGGCGGGTCGGAGGCGACCCCAGGTGCCTTCCCCTGGCAGGTGTCTCTGCAACAGCACCACGACCATTTCTGTGGCGGCACGCTCCTCAACAGCCAATGGGTTCTCAGCGCTGCTCACTGCCAAATGAA CGCTCACAGCATAACTGCAGTTGTCGGAGATCACGACTTGAGCAGAAACGAGGGCACCGAACAGAGTGTCCACGGATCACAGATCATTGTGCATCCAA ACTACAACGACAACACCCTTAACAACGACATCATGCTCATCAAGCTCCAACATCCCGTCAATCTCAACTCCCGGGTCCGTGCGGCGTCTCTGCCGTCCTCCATGGTTGCCGACGGGACCACGGTCACCGTCACGGGCTGGGGAAACACTCTTGCCGACGGCT CTAACTACCCGGACAGGCTGCAAAAGGTCGATGTGCCCGTCGTCTCCCGATCCACTTGTAATGCCCCCAACTCTTACGATGGCGAGATAACCGCCAACATGTTCTGTGCCGGCTACATGAGTGGCGGCAAGGACTCCTGCCAG GGAGACAGCGGCGGTCCCGTGGTGAGATCCGGCACGGTGTACGGCGTGGTGAGCTGGGGCTACGGCTGTGCCCAGGAGAACCTCCCGGGTGTCTACACCAAGGTCTCCAATTACGTCAACTGGATCAACGGTCACATCAATT ATGATGTGTACACCTCGGACGGTAGAAGCGCTGGTGCCTACAAGGGATTGTACACTTCTGCCAGCCGGCTAAAACAGAAGATGCGCCTTTTCGTCGTCATCGCTCTTGTCTGTTGCACCG cgGCGCAGCAGTGCGGTCGGTCGTACTTTAAAGACCGCATTGTCGGCGGGACGGCTGCGACCCCAGGTGCTTTCCCCTGGATGGTGTCCCTACAACAGAACGGCTATCACTTCTGTGGCGGCACTCTTCTCAACAGTGAATGGGTTCTCAGCGCCGCTCACTGCCAGGCCAG TGCTAGTACCCTGAGGGTCATTGTCGGAGAGAACAACTTCGGCAGTCACGAGGGCACTGAGCAGAGTACTGGAGCACAAGATGTCATACCACATCCAG ACTACAACCCAAACACCTATGACAACGACATTATGCTCATCAAGCTCAGCTATCCCGTCACCATCAACTCCTGGGTCAGCCCGGCATGTCTGCCGTCGGCAATGGTTGAAGACGGGACCGATGTTACCGTCACGGGCTGGGGAAGCACTCACCCCAGCGGAT CTCCCTACTCGTACAGGCTGCAGAGAGTGAACGTGCACACCATTCCCCGATCTCACTGCAATGCCGCGCATGCCTACAACGGGCAGGTGACCAGCAACATGTTCTGTGCCGGTCACTCGGCCGGCGGCAGGGACTCCTGCCAG ggAGACAGCGGCGGTCCCGGGGTGAGAGCCGGCACGGTGTACGGCGTAGTCAGCTGGGGCTACGGTTGTGGCAATGCCAGGTACCCGGGCGTCTACACCAAGGTCGCGAATTACGTCGACTGGATCAACGGTTACATCAACTGA